ATTCTTCTTTCCTGGGTGGGAGAATATTTTAGTTGTGATCCACACTTCTTGGAATATGTCTCACAGACATCAATGGGGATCATCGTGCCAAAGGTGATTGATTGAAAGCTGTAATGTTCTTGGTAAAGCTGAATTAGCATTGCTTCCTTCTCCTGGAACATTGGCAGCTTTCCCTTGAGTAAATGGTAAATTAGAATGCACTTATTTTAGCAAGTATGGAGGTAAGCCCTTTCTTCTCCGATTAAAAATGCACTTCCAGAATTCAAGCACTGCACAGATACTGTTTTCACTAAAGAGTGGTGGTAATGTGCTTAACAGCAGCATTTCAATATTCTTCCTGTAAAACAATGCCTATATCTCTAATAGTACCTTAGAATCAATcatactattggtccatctagttcagtactatATAATGAGGAAGGAGAGTTTTGTAAGCCCATGGCACAGATCCCACTCAATCCTAATTCCCCCCATTAGGGGCTTGATCAAGCcaatccactcccccccccccactacttgCCTTCCCACTGTCCTGAACAGATGCTTTAATGTTCTGTACACCCTGGAACCAATTGGTCCctataaagttgttgttgttttgatgcattttattcagttgcaaacttttatttttctgcatacCTAGAGAATTCCACAACACCCTAACATTTTTGGATGACCCTCCTTTGCTTCCAGACTGAAAGACACTAAGCTATTAGTTCTATTAGAAAAAATATCTTATTGATTTCAAGGCAACTCAGTTAATAACAGACTGTAGCTTACACACAATGAATAGTTTTAAATTTACAGTATTTTCACTtctttttctgaacattttcaaCACAATACTCTTCCCATGGCTttcttttaaagcagggatggcaTAACTAGTTGTGGCCCTCTGACTCCCCAAaatatattgctttaaaaaacaggtgtgtgtttttaaagtattGGCTGTGGTGGCATGTCAAAAACCACAAGGACCCTCCaatcccccccatttttatttttattttttgttcagttGATCAATtgagccttttctctctctctctttctgactgCACCCACAAGTACCACTGTGATATTGTCATATCAAAAGGCTACCCCCCCCCTCACCACATCCACTTTTCCACTTTGGCCACACCAACCTTTACATTTCAACCACAACCACTTTGAGATGTAGCGCCTAGAGGATTGAGCATGGCTAAAAAAGGTTAGTCacctgtttttgaaaaaaaaaatctaagatcAAGTTACAAAATGTGCAGAAATTAAGACAAGGATTAAGTTTAAATTAGGCATGTAGTCATAGAAAAAAAGTTATGAGAGCAATAATTTATGGAAGGATAGGAATCAAGTAAGTATCAGAAATTCTAGAATTCTAAAAATATTAAGGACTGGGTCATAAAGTAGAATGGAAAAGTCAAAAGGTTGTATCCTATCTTCTATTATTCCAATAATTTATGAATAGAGACCATTTTTCAATATATTTAtcattctgtgtgttttgtttggctGTTTTAAATCCTATTTCAGATGCCCTTGCTGCAAATGTCTATGTTCCCCTATAATACACACAAAGGTTTAGAGATGAATAACCAAACAATTGAGATTTTGATACCTGCAGTAGTACTAATGATTGCAACACGCTGTAATTTCTTTGTCATGGAGCATGTTACTTCCAACTGCAGAGTGTGAATCAACATGCTCTAGTGACCGTAAAGTTACCCAAGAAATATTGTACAGGGAGATTGTACTTTGAAGAACAACACTCTTGCTTGCTATGTTGGGATTTCATAGAGCCCCACTGTGACTATTTTTTCActtcttttgctttcttaatACAAGCAATTACCATTTAAAAGTTCTTAATACTGGTCGCAGTCTTACAAAAGATACAAATTAGATATCTTCTGTACCAGTAGTCCTTTTTCCTGGGCTTGAGAGAACATTAACATGTCGCTTCTATGTCCAAACAGATTGTGGCTGCTATACTTGCTATTGCGGGGATAGTCATGATGACTTATGCTGATGGATTCCACAGTCATTCAGTTATTGGAATAGCACTTGTTGTGGGATCTGCATCAACATCAGCCCTCTATAAGGTGAGTATGCTTCAGTCTTCTGATGGAGAGAAGGTAATAGattggttctcttcccattttataTCTCTCTGTGACATGAGGATCTAGGTGTTTATAATGTAATTTGGTAAGCTGTGTTTATTTATGCCTCTTAAGAATCTTAGAGTGTTATTTGTTCAGATTGTTGAGAATCTATTCAGTCATGTTTTAGACAGATCATGGTTGTTTCCCCACTGTGCATAGCGAAAGGCAGACGTAAGAATAGTGGATGGAAGAGAAATGTCTGCCACCAGCTGGTGATTTAAATCCTTTGCTGTCATTTTTTCTGCATTGATAGAGACAAGCTCTTTCCATTGCCTTCTTTCCATTGCTGTCTTATTTCGGTGAAACAGCTATCAGGCAGGTTGCCTGTGGGTGTTAGGAGAACAACAGCTGAAATTTAAATTTAGAACCTTCTGATCCATAATTGAGTGAGCATAAGGAGCAGAAAATATGGCTACAGTAGCCAGCTCTGTTTGCAGTAGCACTTCTGCTATTCTGTCTATAACATTCCTTCATGTAAAATCAGAATGCTGTCAGGATAACAAAAAGAAGAGGGTTGGAAAGAGGGAGGTAAAAACCATTAATACTGATTGTATAAAAATAGGATAGTAGGCACAATAATAAGCAGGGCTCTTTAGTACATTAGCACATTATTGGGGATAAATAGCAATACAAGCTTCTTAGTAGAGGTGGGGGAGTTGATTTTTGCACTAGGACTCCAGAACAGAAACTTTATACAGTGTTCCCTTCATGACCTGAAGCAAGTCTTCTGAAAGTAAATGGGGGCAGCAAATGTCATCCAATGTCATGTTAGCATATCATTCCTAAGCAAAGTTGTCAAAATGAATTTTCTGTGTATCTGCTGTTCATCTGATGGCTTGTACTCATTCTCCTTATAGTGTGTAGTGAAGAAGTAGCCACTGTATAATGCCAACAATTATACCTGGCAGGACCTGGGGGCGGTGGATAGTTATCACAGGCAGCAATCAAAATATGCCATTTAGAGAGTAATGGTTTCAGTATCAAGAACAGTGGAAGGTGTCCTGGCATAGCCTTGAGCTATTCAGTGCCTTGTGCCACTTTGTATGATACATGTCATGAAggtaagagcagcagcagcagcagcagactgcTGACTCAGTAGCTTTCTGAGTGCCAAGTGCACTGAATCAGCACATCTGCCACTCATAAGCAATACAGGAATCTATGGCTTATGCATATGCTAGGCCGAACAGCAGATCCAGAAATAGCATGAGTGGCACAATCCAAAACAGGGTCTATAGCACAATACCCTCACATTAGTCAGCTTTCTTCCTTGAGCAATAATATTGTTGTGGAAATCATAACAATAATATCTGCTGCTCTTCAAAGCAGTGCAGAATGAATTATGTATATCTCTTTCCACTGGCAACAACACTTTATCTAAACTGCATGTCGCCTTTGGGTGAAGCAACTTCCAATTTTTAACGGTGCCCAGTGGTAAAAACACAAAGCTGACAAAGCCCGAAGCTACTAAGGACTGGCATTTGCAACTGAAGGCCTATCATTGGCAATGGGCTTTAGAGTTCCTGAGTAATAAATATGAGGTAAAAGTAACTGTTCGGTGGAATATAGGCAGTTTGCATTAAAGAACTGCATCAGAGTTTAGTGAAATTAGCATCCTAGCTAGAAAGTTGCTACATGTTAGTTACAGCGGTGCAGACACATACACAAGACCATGTAAGATAATTTGCACGTTCCTTGGAAGAACCTAAAAACAATTTGTATTCATTACCCCTAAGTCTTAAACTCATCAGGTTGGATGCAGTCTTATGTTAGTTGCATTTAgatcccattaaaatcaattaaacaTGACTTACATCCCACAGGTGTTAAGTGGGAAATAAGGGCATTTTAATATTGATCCAATCCATTAGGATTGCCACCAGTTCCCTAACATTCCCTAACATTGCTGCCAATAGCAGGTATTTAAATACCTGTTTTCAGGCTGGCATAAGATCATATAGATCCTTGATGACCCCAACACATTCCCAAACTGAGCTGTTTTCAGCCCCAGCTCCAGTGAAGCACTGATGACATTGTAACCATGGTGGCAGAAAGCCCCGGCATCCATACCTATTTCTTGCTTGTTCACAGAATACAAAAAGCACTAACCTGCCTTTGCATGATGGCACAACCTGTATATTCTCTATCCACTACGATGTTAGCACAGGGAAAACATGATTTAAATGGGAAATTATACACTTTGAGTTAAGGTTTTAAATCCAAATATAAAGACACCTGGTTTTCAATTTGTTTATCTTTCTGTGTTACAGGTTTTGTTTAAGCTTCTCCTGGGGAGTGCTAAATttggggaagctgccttatttttGTCAGTGTTAGCGGTCTTCAATGTACTTTTTGTTACCTGTATTCCTATCATCCTTTACTTTACCAAAGTTGAATACTGGAGTTCTTTTGATGACATTCCTTGGGGAAGCATTTGCGGATTTTCAGTCCTATTATTGAGTAAGTGAATGCTGCATTTCTGGTAATCTTCCAATAATAGCAGTGCCTCTGACCCCCTGCCAGACCAGCATAGCCAACTGGGTTGGAttgagccctgctgaatcaggccaaaggtcctTCTAGTCTAGCCTCCGGTGTCCCATAGTGGCCAACAATGCCCCTAAGCGAAGCCCCAAAGGAGGACAGGAGCCCCCTTCTGCTATTGTTCCTCAACAACTAATATTTTGAGGCATGCTGCTCCGATTCTGGAGGTAGCATATAGCTATTGagaaccttatcctccatgaatgtgtctaatccctttttaaagacatctaagtTTATGGCCACCACAACACCTTGCTTCTGTAAATTCTGTAATGTAACAATGCGCTATGTGAAATACTTCCTTTTGCCTATCTTGAATCTCCACCTTCAGTCATCTTTTTCAACACCCCAAATCAAATTGCATATCTGCTGGAACTtttcctttttataaaagaaattaGACACGAGGAACCTCTTTATAAGGGCAAAATCCAGAGAATTTCAATAGATTTTAATCTTTACACTTTTTACTAGCAAATGTTAACACTGGTTGAAATGAGACTGCTTAAAGTGAACTAATTAAACCTGCATGACTAAAGGATTGGTTTTACAACTGCTCTctcaaaaatgaaataattttgtttcttatttcagcattcaatattttattaaattttgggATTGCTATTACATATCCTACCTTGATATCTCTTGGAATTGTACTAAGTGTACCTGTAAATGTCGGtaagaatgctttttaaaaatttaaattatatgCACATGTATGTGTAGAGTATACTTGGTTTATACTGGTTTATAGAATATACTTGGTTTATATTGGTTTATAAGAGTTCTTATTCTTCCTATACGTGAGTTATATAATTTTACTGTATTGGTCTTTagattaaaaaattaaagaatgtCAAAATAAATTGATTTCAAGCATTTATCTCTAATTTTCTATTGACACAATAATGATGTTTTATGcatgtcccatttatttcagtgccaAGTGTGAAAGTGATGGTTTGAAAAAGTAAACTGATTCATTCCTAATTAAATGTTAATCATTAATCATATTCAAGGAAAGTCAAAAAGATAGCCATTTCAGTAGACAATATGAGCCTCGAGAGTATGAATGCAAGTTTTGAGTGGGGGAATCTGTAAGAATAAGCAGTTTAATACCCATCTACTACTAGTAGCTGTAAGATCAGACTCAGGCTTCATCCACACTTCAGCTTGTCCCGTACCCAGAAAGAAAAACTGATtggtgtttgctctgattcaacagtaaacagcaggtttactgggggaaagcagcgggacaagcACAAGGTGACTCCTCAGTGAGATAAAAAGCAGTATCTGATAGGTACTTTTGGTTGGAGCTTATGACGTTGCTATTTCTGCAGTGTTCTTTAGCACCTAATGACATGCAAGCTTAACTGATTGAGGTTTCTGGAAGTGTGATCATCTCTATCAGAAAACCCTTCTGTCACAAATTAGACCCTGTCATAAATTAGCCTCCATAACCCACATCCCAGTGCGCTCCAAACAGAGAACAGGAGCACTATACCCATAGAGCAATCCTTTCAAATATTTTGAAACCAGGTATCTAAACCACATGCAACAGGAGAAGACCAAACACGCTTCTgggcaacttatttatttataggattTATATTTCACCTTGCATCGTGTATGAACTTGATTTGAGGAAAAATTGACTGCTGCTGCTTGCATAGTCTAACCCAAATGCAAGAAGCAAATGAATGACAAACGCTTTATACCAACAAGAGTACCTACAAGAATACATGCCCTTGAGCATGCATGAACTAGTTCTTTGTATCCAGGCCTATGCAGTATTTAATACCACTGATAATGTTTAGTTTCATCAGTGCTGTTTGGTTGCATGTTTGGGGCCTTAAGGTTGTGAAACTGAATTGAAATGCAGGCTCTTTGCTATTAGTTATGTGATATTTTGTAGAGTATGTGATGCTTTGTACCCTTTAATGATATTAGTTCAATGTTTCATGCAGTTGTTGATCACTACTTGAGTGACATTGAATTCAACAGCGTCCGCGTAATTGCCATTGTCATCATTGGCCtgggcttcctgctgctgcttttaccaGAGGAATGGGATGAGTGGTTGATAAAGCTCCTCACTCGCCTCAAAGTAcgaaagaaggaagaaataccaGAAGGAAATGGAGACATTGTTTCAGGATtacaaaataaaagcaggagAACACGCCCATCCATGTCATCATTCTCAcattaatgttgttttttttatggaAAGTCTTAACATTATATGCTGTAATTCACAGATCTTTTCTTGCAAAGCACATATGTTCAATACAGTGTACATAGATGTACAGTTTTGATAATAATAGAGTCTGAGGCATCACGTTTCAGCATGTCCAAACTGCTTGCACTGTTTCACATCAGATATTTCACTTGAGAGAACtcatttaaaaaggcaaaaacagaattctttttaaatgaatgtaATGTATAAACAAATTATATTGCATATATTGTTTTAATGATCAACCATCATGAAAAGCAGggcatatattttaaacattaaGTACTGAATGACACATCGCACACTGtgatttacaaatatatataatatatatagagagaaaaaCAGATGCTATACTATGTCATAAGCTTATTTTTTACCAGAGCTGTACTCTATAAATGTTTTCATATAAACCAAAAGAAAatcttttggtggggggggggaatggtggggGAGAAATTGCTGTGTGAAGATTAGTGCCCTTGGTGCCAGAGCAGAGGCAGGATTAAATGTTACGTTTTGCACAAAAGCATGAAGGTGAAAGCAGTCAAGAGTATCAGGGCACCATTAGCCAGGGATTTTTCCTGTGAAAGCTGCATTGAAGTGAATAGCAGGTGTGCAAGAACATGACAGGCTTCTTCCTGCATGGTGTCTTGCATGACTCCCATCCATCGCAATAGAGCCTGTGCAGGAAAAGTTCTCTGGGGTAGTGCATCCAATCTTTATAACTGTGCATGTTGACTGCAACCCATGCTTTTTCTCATGCAAGGGAAAATACAGTGCCTTCTACGGAAACCTAGTCCATTGTCTGTGTAGAAGTAGGTCACACTGCAAGTTGCTTCTGCATTGGTCTTTACAACATGAAGAGTTTGTTCTGCAGACATAGTGCTCTTGAAACTCCCAAAGAAATCAATGAGTGCCTGCATCAAGCCACTGATTAATGGGAGTGCTGAACACTTGGGGACTTCAAGGTCTCTTGCTAGGTCAGATTTGCTTCCCACTTACATGGGTCTTGAGGTGGGACTCTCCTCCTGATCTGTATTTCTGTGAGTGTGAAAAGAATCAAGCCCTGCATGTAAGAACCTTGCTTAAAAACCAACAATAAAGCTAGCAGCCACTTACATGGAACAAAGTTTATGATGTATACAAAAGGGGACTAAGAGGTGAATTGCCACTGGCTTTTAT
Above is a window of Lacerta agilis isolate rLacAgi1 chromosome 3, rLacAgi1.pri, whole genome shotgun sequence DNA encoding:
- the SLC35F3 gene encoding putative thiamine transporter SLC35F3 isoform X2 encodes the protein MPPELSRRKHIHSSHFPFSKHVGSEDAMLPGGDERPHDSPAPAEAQAQAGMEAGGRGNRCCWTCSVTQLKKIFWGVLVVLGVCSSWSGSTQLAKLTFKKFDAPFTLTWFATNWNFLFFPLYYIGHVCKSAEKQSPQQKYRECCQFFGDNGLTLKAFFTKAAPFGVLWTLTNYLYLHAIKKINTTDVSVLFCCNKAFVFLLSWIVLRDRFMGVRIVAAILAIAGIVMMTYADGFHSHSVIGIALVVGSASTSALYKVLFKLLLGSAKFGEAALFLSVLAVFNVLFVTCIPIILYFTKVEYWSSFDDIPWGSICGFSVLLLTFNILLNFGIAITYPTLISLGIVLSVPVNVVVDHYLSDIEFNSVRVIAIVIIGLGFLLLLLPEEWDEWLIKLLTRLKVRKKEEIPEGNGDIVSGLQNKSRRTRPSMSSFSH
- the SLC35F3 gene encoding putative thiamine transporter SLC35F3 isoform X3; amino-acid sequence: MKKHSARVAPLSACNSPVLTLTKVEGDERPHDSPAPAEAQAQAGMEAGGRGNRCCWTCSVTQLKKIFWGVLVVLGVCSSWSGSTQLAKLTFKKFDAPFTLTWFATNWNFLFFPLYYIGHVCKSAEKQSPQQKYRECCQFFGDNGLTLKAFFTKAAPFGVLWTLTNYLYLHAIKKINTTDVSVLFCCNKAFVFLLSWIVLRDRFMGVRIVAAILAIAGIVMMTYADGFHSHSVIGIALVVGSASTSALYKVLFKLLLGSAKFGEAALFLSVLAVFNVLFVTCIPIILYFTKVEYWSSFDDIPWGSICGFSVLLLTFNILLNFGIAITYPTLISLGIVLSVPVNVVVDHYLSDIEFNSVRVIAIVIIGLGFLLLLLPEEWDEWLIKLLTRLKVRKKEEIPEGNGDIVSGLQNKSRRTRPSMSSFSH
- the SLC35F3 gene encoding putative thiamine transporter SLC35F3 isoform X4, whose protein sequence is MPGDERPHDSPAPAEAQAQAGMEAGGRGNRCCWTCSVTQLKKIFWGVLVVLGVCSSWSGSTQLAKLTFKKFDAPFTLTWFATNWNFLFFPLYYIGHVCKSAEKQSPQQKYRECCQFFGDNGLTLKAFFTKAAPFGVLWTLTNYLYLHAIKKINTTDVSVLFCCNKAFVFLLSWIVLRDRFMGVRIVAAILAIAGIVMMTYADGFHSHSVIGIALVVGSASTSALYKVLFKLLLGSAKFGEAALFLSVLAVFNVLFVTCIPIILYFTKVEYWSSFDDIPWGSICGFSVLLLTFNILLNFGIAITYPTLISLGIVLSVPVNVVVDHYLSDIEFNSVRVIAIVIIGLGFLLLLLPEEWDEWLIKLLTRLKVRKKEEIPEGNGDIVSGLQNKSRRTRPSMSSFSH